Proteins encoded together in one Catellatospora citrea window:
- a CDS encoding cell wall protein: MTETVDRRRLLTSAVVGSAALAGATALGSLAPEAAFAAGEQTTEPGAPDPDFAEGRITGVSAGMLFVTGSDMALWRIRITGGTSIWKLRPTTFDQVAVGDGLYARGLRLPDGTLAADAVWVNIVNVHAHIAAIGRNVLHLDHKGKRIVGHLVPGTSAARYNDTPAVADMSMLRVGKHVQVIGAWVPDTNEVEIATVYANA, from the coding sequence ATGACCGAGACCGTCGACCGTCGCCGCCTGCTCACCTCCGCCGTCGTCGGCAGCGCCGCCCTGGCCGGCGCGACCGCGCTCGGCTCGCTCGCGCCCGAGGCGGCCTTCGCCGCCGGCGAGCAGACGACCGAACCCGGCGCGCCCGACCCCGACTTCGCCGAGGGCCGCATCACCGGCGTCAGCGCCGGGATGCTGTTCGTGACCGGCTCCGACATGGCGCTGTGGCGCATCCGGATCACCGGCGGCACCAGCATCTGGAAACTGCGCCCCACCACGTTCGACCAGGTCGCCGTCGGCGACGGCCTGTACGCCCGCGGCCTGCGCCTGCCCGACGGCACCCTGGCCGCCGACGCGGTGTGGGTGAACATCGTCAACGTGCACGCCCACATCGCCGCCATCGGCCGCAACGTGCTGCACCTGGACCACAAGGGCAAGCGCATCGTCGGGCACCTGGTGCCCGGCACCTCGGCCGCCCGCTACAACGACACCCCGGCCGTGGCCGACATGTCCATGCTGCGCGTCGGCAAGCACGTCCAGGTCATCGGCGCGTGGGTGCCCGACACCAACGAGGTCGAGATCGCGACCGTGTACGCGAACGCCTGA
- a CDS encoding septal ring lytic transglycosylase RlpA family protein has translation MAALTGTMSWFCCGNSWGPCGTAGHGACGTCNSGSYQHAWPNASAACFNITRPDACGVSMTRRGCGFRHYTTNRCNGKRVGTTIADCGPQTDLWCGERACCGSVCGTNRIVDLTPAAFSQIGSLSAGLLPCSVDTV, from the coding sequence GTGGCTGCCCTCACCGGAACGATGTCCTGGTTCTGCTGCGGCAACTCCTGGGGCCCGTGCGGCACCGCCGGGCACGGCGCCTGCGGCACCTGCAACAGCGGGAGCTACCAGCACGCCTGGCCGAACGCCTCGGCCGCCTGTTTCAACATCACCCGACCGGACGCCTGCGGCGTCAGCATGACCCGCCGCGGTTGCGGCTTCCGGCACTACACCACCAACCGCTGCAACGGAAAGCGCGTCGGCACCACGATCGCCGACTGCGGCCCGCAGACCGACCTGTGGTGCGGCGAGCGCGCCTGCTGCGGCTCGGTGTGCGGCACCAACCGCATCGTCGACCTCACCCCGGCCGCGTTCAGCCAGATCGGCAGCCTCTCCGCCGGCCTGCTGCCCTGCAGCGTCGACACCGTCTGA
- a CDS encoding YbfB/YjiJ family MFS transporter produces the protein MDDNRGLRPQVMTALALASGPVVALGFTRFAYALLLPPMRTQLHWSYAQAGAMNTANAVGYIIGAATAAYWARRLRGSTAFTGSLAVGALALLAAAATAHLPGLLALRFVGGFATAVTFVVGSTLAARIAVGVHQRRSALLVGVYMAGVGIGVVLSGLIVPVALSAGGWRLGWLLLGALSVLAVLPAWWGSRAVAEPGGAHTALLSRAQLRRLGPTFAWYVLFGAGYVSYMTFVVALLRGQGLGAWLTAVFFVVLGAVSALTTLTLWGRVIGRLPGGRAPALVAALVLLGVLPVLLIEAGPFAALLSAVVFGAGFMAGPTAATLMARRMLPAESWAAGIALLTVAFSAGQAIGPVLSGLLSDGPGGVARGLWLSVALLGVAAVVALWQREHPAVPRAAADGARHGEPGPVRAAADARPGAVPAPDLLAPVPTRSE, from the coding sequence ATGGACGACAACCGCGGCCTGCGACCACAGGTCATGACCGCGCTAGCGCTGGCCTCCGGGCCGGTGGTGGCGCTGGGCTTCACGCGTTTCGCGTACGCCCTGCTGCTGCCGCCGATGCGCACCCAGCTGCACTGGAGCTACGCCCAGGCGGGCGCCATGAACACGGCGAACGCCGTCGGCTACATCATCGGCGCGGCCACCGCCGCGTACTGGGCACGGCGGCTGCGCGGGTCCACCGCCTTCACCGGGAGCCTGGCCGTCGGCGCGCTGGCGCTGCTCGCCGCCGCCGCCACCGCGCACCTGCCCGGCCTGCTGGCATTGCGTTTCGTGGGTGGTTTCGCCACCGCCGTCACCTTCGTGGTCGGCTCCACCCTGGCCGCGCGGATCGCGGTGGGCGTCCACCAGCGGCGCTCGGCGCTGCTGGTCGGCGTGTACATGGCAGGCGTCGGCATCGGCGTGGTGCTGTCCGGCCTGATCGTGCCCGTGGCGCTTTCCGCCGGCGGCTGGCGGCTCGGCTGGCTGCTGCTGGGCGCGCTGTCCGTGCTCGCGGTGCTGCCGGCCTGGTGGGGGTCGCGTGCCGTGGCCGAACCGGGCGGCGCGCACACCGCGCTGCTCAGCCGGGCGCAGCTCCGCCGGCTCGGCCCGACCTTCGCCTGGTACGTGCTGTTCGGCGCGGGCTACGTCAGCTACATGACCTTCGTCGTGGCCCTGCTGCGCGGCCAGGGCCTGGGCGCCTGGCTCACGGCCGTGTTCTTCGTGGTGCTGGGCGCGGTCTCCGCGCTCACCACGCTGACCCTGTGGGGCCGGGTCATCGGCCGGCTGCCCGGCGGCCGCGCGCCCGCCCTGGTCGCGGCGCTGGTGCTGCTCGGCGTCCTGCCGGTGCTGCTGATCGAGGCGGGCCCGTTCGCGGCGCTGCTGTCGGCGGTCGTGTTCGGCGCGGGCTTCATGGCCGGTCCCACCGCGGCCACCCTGATGGCGCGCCGCATGCTGCCCGCCGAGAGCTGGGCCGCCGGTATCGCCCTGCTCACCGTGGCGTTCTCGGCCGGCCAGGCGATCGGCCCGGTGCTGTCCGGGCTGCTGTCCGACGGCCCCGGCGGCGTCGCCCGTGGACTGTGGCTGTCCGTCGCCCTGCTTGGCGTCGCCGCGGTGGTCGCGCTGTGGCAGCGCGAGCATCCCGCCGTCCCGCGGGCCGCCGCCGACGGCGCTCGTCACGGCGAGCCTGGCCCGGTCCGAGCCGCCGCCGACGCCCGACCGGGGGCCGTGCCGGCCCCTGACCTGCTCGCCCCCGTCCCGACCCGATCGGAGTGA
- a CDS encoding universal stress protein has translation MFDTILAAIDGSARDEHLLDTVAYLARTSGANVYVAHADESMIVYDTIVDLEDDAVARKLVCAAVERLRQSGVVADGSVLPALYADVPQLLVDRARSVGADLIALGPRHHGRLGALAGSVSSDVSRLAAVSVLLVQ, from the coding sequence ATGTTCGACACCATCCTGGCCGCGATCGACGGCTCGGCGCGCGACGAGCACCTGCTCGACACCGTCGCCTACCTGGCGCGCACGAGTGGCGCGAACGTCTACGTGGCGCACGCCGACGAGTCGATGATTGTGTACGACACCATCGTCGACCTGGAGGACGACGCCGTCGCCCGCAAGCTCGTCTGCGCGGCGGTCGAGCGGCTGCGGCAGAGCGGGGTCGTCGCCGACGGCAGCGTGCTGCCGGCGCTCTACGCCGACGTGCCGCAACTGCTGGTGGACCGGGCGCGGTCGGTCGGCGCGGACCTGATCGCGCTCGGCCCGCGCCACCACGGCCGGCTCGGTGCGCTGGCGGGCAGTGTGAGCAGCGACGTCAGCCGCCTCGCGGCGGTGTCGGTGCTGCTGGTGCAGTGA